AGTGGGCCGGTAAAACCGGGACGGCTACCGCCCAGCTGGTAGAAAAGGTACTGGCGGGACGCACCTATCCGGAGCAAGCCTATAAGGCCTGCATGGGGATCATCAACCTGGGGCGGCACTACGAGCCGGAGAGAGTAGAGGCTGCCGCGGCAAGGGCGCTCAAATACAATGCCTGCTCCTACCGCTCGCTGAAAGCTATCCTCGCCTCCGGTCTGGACAAACAGCCGGATCGCCAGGAAGCCGGCCAGATGAGCCTGCCGTTACACCAAAATATCCGGGGAAAAGAATACTATCAATGATAAAGATAAGGAGAAGAAACAATGCTCAATCAGCAGACTATATCCATCCTTCACTCGCTCAAACTATTTGGTATGGCGGAGAGTTTTGAGAAGCGCCTGGCCGACACCAAACAGGCGTCTCTCTCCCATGCTGAATTCGTCGGGCTGCTGGTGCAGGATGAGAAGACCCACCGCGATAACCTGCGCCTGCGGCGATTACTCAAAAAGGCCAGGCTCCGCCAGGAAGCCGCCCTGGAGGACATCGATTACGGCGTCTCTCGCGGCTTGAGCCGGCAGGTGATTCTGGAACTGGCCAACCCCCAGTGGGTGAGCGCTCACCGTAATATTTTGATCGCGGGTCCTACTGGAATAGGCAAATCCTTTATTGCTTGTGCCCTGGGGAATGCCGCCGCCCGCTCCGGCCACAGCGTACTCTATATGCGGGC
This Candidatus Omnitrophota bacterium DNA region includes the following protein-coding sequences:
- the istB gene encoding IS21-like element helper ATPase IstB — its product is MLNQQTISILHSLKLFGMAESFEKRLADTKQASLSHAEFVGLLVQDEKTHRDNLRLRRLLKKARLRQEAALEDIDYGVSRGLSRQVILELANPQWVSAHRNILIAGPTGIGKSFIACALGNAAARSGHSVLYMRAPRLFETLQQSRADGSHLKALARLSRVQLLIIDDFLITTPADWEQRDLLEIVEDRYQLGATVIASQCPIGDWHPNLGDPTLADAICDRLLHNAYRIELRGDSMRTRIPAENGRIEGKEDVANDR